AGAGAGGTCTTCTCGTAGCCCTGCTCCGCGAAGAGTTCGAGCGCGACGTCCTGGATGCGCTGGCGTGTGTTGCCGCGGCGCTGCTGCTTGGTGCCGTCCATGGTGCCGCCCATCCTGGTACTCCTTGCGCTCCCGCGAAACTTACTTGACGCCCGGCTAGTTGCCGTCTACCTTGCCAGTGTAGTGACTAGCCGGGCGGCAAGTAAGTGGAGGCCGGGGGGAGTGGGAAGAAGAAAGATGGCGGACACGGTGGAGAGCGCCCCGGCGGGGCGGAAACAGCGGAGCGTGCGCGTCGTACTGCTCGCGCTCATGATCGCGATGATGCTCGCGATGCTCGACAACATGATCGTCGGCACGGCGATGCCCACGATCGTCGGTGAACTCGGCGGCCTGGAACACCTCTCGTGGGTGGTGACCGGCTACACCCTGGCCACCGCGGCCTCTACCCCGATCTGGGGCAAGCTCGGTGACATGTACGGGCGCAAGGGTGCCTTCCTCAGCTCGATCGTGATCTTCCTGATCGGCTCGGCGCTCAGCGGCATGGCCCAGAACATGGGCGAGCTGATCGGCTTCCGTGCCGTGCAGGGACTCGGCGCCGGCGGTCTGATGGTCGGCGTCATGGCGATCATCGGCGACCTGGTGCCGCCGCGGGAGCGGGGCAAGTACCAGGGCATGATGGCCGGCGTCATGGCGCTGGCGATGATCGGCGGCCCGCTGGTCGGCGGCACCATCACCGACAACTGGGGCTGGCGCTGGTCCTTCTACATCAACCTGCCGCTCGGCGCGGTCGCCCTCGTGCTGGTCACCGCCGTGCTGCACCTGCCGAAGAAGCGGTCCCAGGCGGGCATCGACTACCTCGGTGTCGTCCTGCTGACCGTCGGCATCACCTCGATCGTGCTGGTCACCACCTGGGGCGGCAGCGAGTACGCCTGGAGCTCCCCGCGCATCCTGGAGCTGATCGCGCTCGGCGTGGTCGCGCTGATCGGCTTCGTGTTCTGGCAGACGAAGGCCGCCGAGCCGGTGCTGCCGCTGCACATCTTCCGCAGCCGCAACTTCACCCTGATGTCCGTCATCGGCTTCATCACCGGCTTCGTGATGTTCGGCGCCACGCTGTTCCTGCCGCTGTACCAGCAGGCGGTGCAGGGCGCGTCCGCGACCAACTCCGGTCTGCTGCTGCTGCCGATGCTCGGCGCGATGATGGTGACGTCGATGGTCGCCGGACGCGTCACCACCAACAGCGGCCGCTACAAGATCTTCCCGATCGCCGGCGGTGTGCTGATGATCGCCGGTCTGTACCTGATGTCGCTGATGGACACCGGCACCACCCGCCTCACCTCCGGCCTCTACATGGCCGTGCTCGGCCTCGGCATGGGCTGCCTGATGCAGATCACCATGCTGGTGGCGCAGAACAGCGTCGAGATGAAGGACATGGGCGTGGCCTCGTCGTCCACGACGCTCTTCCGGACGCTCGGCTCCTCGTTCGGTGTCGCCGTGATGGGCGCGCTGTTCAACAACCGGGTCAAGGACGTCATGGCCGAGCGGGCCGGTGCGCTGGGCAAGAACATCACCGAGCAGTCCGCCCAGCTCGACGCGAAGAGCCTGAAGAAGCTGCCGCCGCTGGCCCGCGAGGCGTACCAGCACGCGGTCTCCGCGGGCACCCACTCCGCGTTCCTGCTGGGTGCCGTGATCGCCGTCCTGGTCCTGCTGGCGGCCTTCTTCGTCAAGGAGGTCCCCCTGCGGGGCGGCCCCCAGGCCCCGAAGTCCGACGAGCCGGAAGCGGCGGTGCCCCCGCTGGCCGAGGCGGTCTGACCTCGCCGTCCGCGCACCGAAGGCCCCCGGCGGGTGTCCGCCCCGGGGGCCTTCGCCGTTGAGTGAGTCGGGCGAACGCCTGGGCAGGCTGTACGCGTGGGAACTCGCTGCGCTCGTGAAACTGGTCGGGGCCCTGCCGGACAGGGCTGAGGAACGAGCCGGGCCCGGCGGGGGTGGTCCGCCCCCGCTCCCTCGTCAGCGCTTCGTCGACAGGCTCGCGCCGCCGGACGCCTCCAGGACGATGCCGGTCACGAAGCCGTTCGCGGCGAGCATGTGCAGGGCGCGGGCGATGTCCTCGGGGTGGCCGACCCGGCCCACCGGGGTGGCGGCGGCGATGTCCTCGAACATGGCCTGGCGCTGCTCGGCCGGCTTGTCGTCCCACCAGGGGGTGTCGACGATGCCCGGGGCGACCGCGTTGATCCGCAGCGGGGCCAGCTCGACGGCGAGCGGCGGGATCAGCGCCTCCAGGGCGCCGTTGATCGCGGCGAGGCCGGCGGTGCCCGGGATGGCGGCGCGGGCGGACGCGGCGGTCACCAGGGTGACCGAGCCGTCCCGCCGCAGCGCGGGCAGCGCGGCCTGGAGCACCTGGACCTGCGGCCAGAACTTGCCGTCGAAACCGGCCGCCAGGTCCGCGAGGTCCAGCTCGGCGAAGGGGCCGGCGCCCTTGCCGCCGCTGAGGGCGACGATCAGGTGGTCGACGGTGCCGGACCCGGCGAAGAAGGCGTCCAGCGCGGCCCGGTCCGAGGCGTCGAGCCGGTGGCCCGAGACCTTCCCGCCCCGGCCGGCGAGCCGCGCCACCGCGGCGTCGAGCCGGTCCTGGCCGCGGCCGGTGATGATCACCTCCGCGCCGTCCGCCGCGCAGAACGCGGCGGTCGCCTCGCCGATGCCCGAGCTGCCGCCCATGACGACGACACGCTGTCCGGCGAGGGGGTGCGCAAGGGTGTGCGGAGTGCTCATGAGTGGCTTCTCTCCCGAGGCGTCACCGGGTTCCGGCCTGTTGCCGAGAACGTCGGTCTCGCCAAGCGTTGCCGAGACCGTTAGTCTCGTCAAGGGGGTTTCGAGAGGGAGTGGCACGTGCACGACACCAGGGAACCGCGCCCGCACACCGGGCGGCGCCGCAACGAAGCCGCCCGCCGGGCGATCCTCGACGCCGCCCTCGGCCTGCTCGCCGACGCGGACGGCGCCCCCGTCACCGTGGAGACCATCGCGCGCGCCGCGGGCGTCGGCAGACAGACCCTGTACCGCTGGTGGCCGTCCAAGGGCGCCGTCCTGCTGGACGCGCTGCTGGACCGGGCCGCCCAGGACGTACCCGCGCCGGACACCGGCAGCCTCCGGGACGACCTGCGGGCCCTGGTGACCGCGACCTTCGACGCGGCGCAGCGGCCCCCCTCCGGCCCGGCCCTGCGCACGCTGGTCCGCGAGGCTGCCGGGGACCCGCGGCTGGCCGAGCTGCTGCGGACGTTCACCGAGTCGCGCCGGGCCGCGGTGCGCGCGGTCCTGGAGCGGGGCCGCGAACGCGGTGAACTCCCGGCGGGCCAGGACGTCGACCTGCTGGTCGACCAGTTCTACGGCCTGTTCTGGTACCGCTTCCTGCTCGGCCACGCCCCCCTGGACCGGCCCACCGCCCTGCGGCTCACCGATGCGCTGCTCGGCCAGGCCGTTGCCGGGAGGGCCTCCCTTCCCGGGAGGACCTAGGGTCCGATCCAGACGGAAGACCGTTCAGCCGGTGCTCCCCGACAGCGGCAGCATCGGATAGCTGCCCGTGTTGGTGGGCGCGTGCTCGGGGAGCCAGAGGACCGCCACCGCGCCCTCGGCGGGCAGGTGGGCGGGGGTGCCGACCGGGCGGATGTTGCGGAAGGTGAGGCGGGCGCCGAGGACCCGCGCCTGGCCGGCCGCGATGGTCAGGCCCAGGCCGTGCCCCTTGCCCGCGCGGTCCTTGCTGCCGGTGCGGAACCGGCTCGGACCCTCGGCCAGCAGTTCCTCGGGGAAGCCGGGGCCGTGGTCGCGGACCCGGATCACCCGGCCCTCGACGCTCACCTCGATCGGTGGCCGG
This Streptomyces misionensis DNA region includes the following protein-coding sequences:
- a CDS encoding SDR family oxidoreductase; the protein is MSTPHTLAHPLAGQRVVVMGGSSGIGEATAAFCAADGAEVIITGRGQDRLDAAVARLAGRGGKVSGHRLDASDRAALDAFFAGSGTVDHLIVALSGGKGAGPFAELDLADLAAGFDGKFWPQVQVLQAALPALRRDGSVTLVTAASARAAIPGTAGLAAINGALEALIPPLAVELAPLRINAVAPGIVDTPWWDDKPAEQRQAMFEDIAAATPVGRVGHPEDIARALHMLAANGFVTGIVLEASGGASLSTKR
- a CDS encoding TetR/AcrR family transcriptional regulator, giving the protein MHDTREPRPHTGRRRNEAARRAILDAALGLLADADGAPVTVETIARAAGVGRQTLYRWWPSKGAVLLDALLDRAAQDVPAPDTGSLRDDLRALVTATFDAAQRPPSGPALRTLVREAAGDPRLAELLRTFTESRRAAVRAVLERGRERGELPAGQDVDLLVDQFYGLFWYRFLLGHAPLDRPTALRLTDALLGQAVAGRASLPGRT
- a CDS encoding MDR family MFS transporter gives rise to the protein MADTVESAPAGRKQRSVRVVLLALMIAMMLAMLDNMIVGTAMPTIVGELGGLEHLSWVVTGYTLATAASTPIWGKLGDMYGRKGAFLSSIVIFLIGSALSGMAQNMGELIGFRAVQGLGAGGLMVGVMAIIGDLVPPRERGKYQGMMAGVMALAMIGGPLVGGTITDNWGWRWSFYINLPLGAVALVLVTAVLHLPKKRSQAGIDYLGVVLLTVGITSIVLVTTWGGSEYAWSSPRILELIALGVVALIGFVFWQTKAAEPVLPLHIFRSRNFTLMSVIGFITGFVMFGATLFLPLYQQAVQGASATNSGLLLLPMLGAMMVTSMVAGRVTTNSGRYKIFPIAGGVLMIAGLYLMSLMDTGTTRLTSGLYMAVLGLGMGCLMQITMLVAQNSVEMKDMGVASSSTTLFRTLGSSFGVAVMGALFNNRVKDVMAERAGALGKNITEQSAQLDAKSLKKLPPLAREAYQHAVSAGTHSAFLLGAVIAVLVLLAAFFVKEVPLRGGPQAPKSDEPEAAVPPLAEAV